From the genome of Triticum aestivum cultivar Chinese Spring chromosome 3B, IWGSC CS RefSeq v2.1, whole genome shotgun sequence, one region includes:
- the LOC123067251 gene encoding photosystem I reaction center subunit XI, chloroplastic-like, whose amino-acid sequence MEQGGVASPRAASVAAAADLEEKKVAVADSAVSELGVTASSGPSNGPAEAGGEHVDLQQKEDLVGKRRKWDSSGYYPYDRDEDEPYECESGDDVVEGNVESFEEKVVQKIRAQGSGTYYNWRTDKYCCPYCIRPKPMSGLLEHLMEHCWATSVSSDEYKIRAQHSALHKQQATYQVVQPINGDPFIGSLETPVTSSPLVAWYLSNLPAYRTAISPLLRGIEVGLAHGYLLVGPFALTGPLRNTPIHGQAGTLGAIILVSILSVWLTMYGVVSFNEGVPSTAPTLTLTGRKKEADKLQTAEGWSQFTGGFFFGGVSGAIWAYFLLYVLDLPYFFK is encoded by the exons ATGGAGCAAG GAGGTGTTGCATCCCCACGCGCTGCATCGGTCGCTGCGGCGGCGGATCTGGAGGAGAAGAAGGTGGCCGTGGCGGACTCAGCCGTGTCGGAGCTTGGCGTGACAGCGTCGAGCGGCCCTTCTAATGGACctgcggaggccggcggcgagcaCGTGGACCTGCAG CAGAAGGAGGATCTTGTTGGCAAGAGGAGGAAGTGGGACTCATCTGGGTACTACCCATATGACAGggatgaagatgagccgtacgag TGtgaatctggagatgatgtggTCGAGGGGAACGTCGAGTCCTTTGAAGAGAAGGTGGTGCAGAAGATCAGGGCCCAAGGATCTGGTACGTACTACAACTGGAGGACGGACAAGTACTGCTGCCCCTACTGCATTAGGCCCAAGCCCATGTCTGGGTTGCTGGAGCATCTGATGGAACATTGTTGGGCTACATCCGTCAGCAGTGATGAGTACAAGATCAGGGCTCAGCATTCTGCCCTCCACAAG CAACAGGCCACGTACCAGGTGGTCCAGCCCATCAACGGTGACCCGTTCATCGGCAGCCTTGAGACCCCCGTCACCTCCAGCCCCCTCGTCGCGTGGTACCTCTCCAACCTCCCCGCGTACCGCACTGCCATCAGTCCGCTCCTCCGTGGCATCGAGGTCGGCCTGGCCCACGGCTACCTCCTCGTCGGCCCCTTTGCGCTCACCGGCCCGCTCCGCAACACGCCGATTCACGGCCAAGCAGGCACTCTCGGCGCCATCATCCTCGTCTCCATCCTCAGCGTCTGGCTCACCATGTACGGCGTCGTGTCCTTCAacgagggcgtgccctccaccgcGCCCACCCTCACGCTCACCGGCCGCAAGAAGGAGGCCGACAAGCTGCAGACGGCAGAAGGGTGGTCCCAGTTCACCGGAGGCTTCTTCTTTGGCGGTGTCTCCGGCGCCATCTGGGCCTACTTCCTCCTCTACGTGCTTGACCTCCCATACTTCTTCAAGTAG